From Pseudomonas sp. G.S.17, the proteins below share one genomic window:
- the hrpA gene encoding ATP-dependent RNA helicase HrpA, with protein MTDQTPSIDQLLKNLDHAMISERHRLRRQLHDLRKKPDEAKLAQWVAKVQASFAQVTARRDSVPVIRYDDSLPIAAKRDEIKAALLKHQVLIIAGETGSGKTTQLPKICLEIGRGQHGLIGHTQPRRIAARSVASRVAEELGTPLGALVGYQVRFEDQSDSNTLIKLMTDGILLAETQHDRFLERYDTIIVDEAHERSLNIDFLLGYLKTLLPRRPDLKVIITSATIDLQRFSEHFNDAPIVEVSGRTFPVDLWYRPLTSEQDEEGNSVEEDLTVDQAILAVIDELEAFERSERKSPGDVLVFLPGEREIRDAAEMLRKAQLRHTEILPLYARLSPAEQQRIFQSHPGRRVVLATNVAETSLTVPGIRYVIDTGTARISRYSYRAKVQRLPIEAVSQASANQRKGRCGRVEPGLCVRLYSEEDFNGRPEFTDPEILRTNLAAVILQMLHLRLGEITDFPFIEPPDGKAISDGFNLLQELSAVNRENQLTPLGRQLARLPVDPRMGRMLLEAAKQGSLQEVLIVASAMSVQDVRERPPERQQAADQAHAQWKDADSDFAGLVNLWRGFEEQRQALTASPLRNWCRRNFLNYLRLREWRDSHRQLSLICRDLQLTVNKEPADFPKFHKAILSGLLSQVGQKADEGDYLGARQRRFWIHPSSGLGKKRPQWLMAAELVETTKLYARMVAKIDSDWIEPLAGHLIKKNHFEPHWEKKRGQVVAFEQITLFGLIVVGRRPVHYGPIDPVVSRELFIREGLVRGEIQSRAKCLTANTKLLESLDELEAKARRRDILADEDTLYSFYEARIPAEIHQTATFDSWYKTESQKNPQLLIMREEDVLAREASEVTAAYYPDTLRLGDLTLALTYHFEPNHPRDGVTLRVPAPLLLSLPAERLEWLVPGLLETKCIALVRNLPKAIRKNFVPVPDFIKAALQRMTFGEGSLPQALGRELLRMTGARVTDEAWAEAAQQLENHLKMNLEIVDAEGKFLGEGRDLDELTARFAQASQAALAVPQTAKSQQPVEAKVFAPVAEKTQQNIAGLSMTVYPALVEESGTVKEGRFSTPAEAEYQHRRALQRLLLQQLAEPAKFLRSKLPGQTELALLHRELGRIDALVEDILLASLDSCILEGETNLPRDGAGLLALAERKRGGWTEHAERLAKLTLETLKLWHGLQKRFKGKIDLSQAVALNDIKSQLSHLVYPGFVRETPAQWLRELPRYLKAIEMRLEKLPAQVQKDRVWSTELAGLWAQYQARAGKHGQEGKRDDELVAYRWWLEEYRVSLFAQQLGTKMAVSDKRLSKQWSLVEG; from the coding sequence ATGACCGATCAAACGCCTTCTATCGACCAACTGCTGAAAAACCTCGACCACGCGATGATCAGCGAACGGCATCGTTTGCGTCGTCAGTTGCACGATCTGCGCAAGAAGCCCGATGAGGCGAAGCTGGCGCAGTGGGTGGCGAAGGTGCAAGCCTCGTTTGCCCAGGTGACGGCGCGCCGCGACAGCGTGCCGGTGATTCGTTACGACGACAGCCTGCCGATTGCCGCCAAGCGCGATGAAATCAAGGCCGCGCTGCTCAAGCATCAGGTGCTGATCATCGCGGGGGAAACCGGGTCGGGGAAAACCACGCAGTTGCCGAAGATCTGCCTGGAAATCGGTCGCGGGCAACACGGCTTGATCGGCCACACCCAACCGCGCCGTATTGCGGCGCGCAGCGTTGCCAGCCGGGTCGCCGAAGAACTCGGTACGCCGCTGGGTGCGCTGGTGGGTTATCAGGTTCGTTTCGAAGATCAAAGCGACAGCAACACGCTGATCAAGCTGATGACCGACGGCATTCTGCTCGCAGAAACCCAGCACGACCGGTTTCTGGAACGCTACGACACGATCATCGTCGACGAAGCTCACGAACGCAGCCTGAACATCGACTTCCTGCTCGGCTATCTGAAAACCCTGCTGCCACGTCGCCCGGACCTGAAAGTCATCATCACCTCGGCGACCATCGACTTGCAGCGCTTTTCCGAGCACTTCAACGATGCGCCCATTGTCGAGGTGTCCGGCCGGACCTTCCCGGTTGACCTCTGGTATCGCCCGCTGACGTCCGAACAGGACGAGGAGGGCAACAGCGTCGAAGAAGACCTGACCGTGGATCAGGCGATTCTCGCCGTGATCGACGAACTGGAAGCCTTCGAGCGCAGCGAACGCAAGAGTCCCGGCGATGTGCTGGTGTTCCTGCCCGGCGAACGGGAAATCCGTGACGCGGCGGAAATGCTGCGCAAGGCGCAACTCAGGCACACGGAAATCCTGCCGCTGTATGCACGTCTGTCACCGGCCGAACAGCAGCGGATTTTCCAGTCGCATCCAGGCCGTCGCGTGGTGCTGGCGACCAACGTTGCCGAAACTTCCCTTACCGTGCCGGGCATCCGCTACGTGATCGACACCGGCACCGCGCGGATCAGCCGCTACAGCTATCGCGCCAAGGTCCAGCGTTTGCCGATTGAAGCGGTTTCCCAGGCCAGCGCCAATCAGCGTAAAGGTCGTTGCGGCCGGGTCGAGCCGGGGTTGTGCGTGCGGCTGTACAGCGAAGAAGATTTCAACGGCCGGCCGGAATTTACCGATCCGGAAATCCTGCGCACCAACCTCGCGGCGGTCATCCTGCAGATGCTGCACCTGCGTCTGGGTGAGATCACCGATTTTCCGTTTATCGAACCGCCGGATGGCAAGGCCATCAGCGACGGTTTCAACCTGTTGCAGGAACTCTCGGCGGTCAATCGCGAAAACCAGCTGACCCCGCTGGGCCGTCAGTTGGCGCGCTTGCCGGTGGATCCGCGCATGGGCCGCATGTTGCTCGAAGCGGCGAAGCAGGGCAGCTTGCAGGAAGTGCTGATCGTGGCGAGCGCGATGTCCGTGCAAGACGTGCGCGAACGTCCGCCGGAGCGTCAACAGGCTGCGGATCAGGCCCATGCGCAGTGGAAAGACGCGGACTCGGATTTCGCCGGTCTGGTCAATCTGTGGCGTGGTTTCGAAGAACAACGTCAGGCGTTGACCGCCAGCCCGTTGCGCAACTGGTGTCGGCGTAATTTCCTCAATTACCTGCGTCTGCGCGAGTGGCGCGATTCCCATCGGCAACTGAGCCTGATCTGCCGCGACCTGCAACTGACGGTGAATAAAGAACCGGCCGACTTTCCGAAATTTCACAAGGCTATTCTTTCCGGTCTGCTTAGTCAGGTCGGCCAGAAAGCTGATGAAGGGGATTATCTGGGCGCGCGGCAACGACGCTTCTGGATTCACCCGTCGTCCGGCCTGGGCAAGAAGCGCCCGCAATGGTTGATGGCGGCAGAGCTGGTGGAAACCACCAAGCTTTACGCACGCATGGTCGCCAAGATCGATTCCGACTGGATAGAGCCGCTGGCCGGGCATTTGATCAAGAAGAATCACTTTGAACCGCATTGGGAGAAGAAGCGCGGCCAGGTCGTTGCGTTCGAACAGATCACTCTGTTCGGCCTGATTGTGGTGGGTCGTCGGCCGGTGCATTACGGCCCGATTGATCCTGTGGTGTCCCGCGAGCTGTTCATCCGTGAAGGTCTGGTGCGCGGCGAAATCCAGTCCCGGGCCAAGTGCCTCACGGCCAATACCAAACTGCTGGAAAGCCTCGACGAACTGGAAGCCAAGGCACGCCGTCGCGACATTCTGGCCGACGAAGACACGCTGTACAGCTTCTACGAAGCGCGCATCCCGGCCGAGATCCACCAGACCGCGACGTTCGACAGCTGGTACAAGACCGAAAGCCAGAAAAACCCGCAGCTGTTGATCATGCGCGAGGAAGACGTGCTGGCCCGCGAAGCCAGTGAAGTCACCGCCGCGTATTACCCGGACACCTTGCGCCTGGGCGATCTGACCCTGGCGCTGACCTATCACTTCGAACCGAACCATCCCCGCGACGGCGTGACGCTGCGCGTGCCCGCACCATTGCTGCTGTCGCTGCCCGCCGAACGCCTGGAATGGCTGGTGCCCGGTTTACTGGAAACCAAATGCATTGCCCTGGTGCGCAACCTGCCCAAGGCGATTCGCAAGAACTTCGTCCCGGTGCCGGACTTCATAAAGGCCGCCTTGCAGCGCATGACCTTCGGCGAAGGCTCGCTCCCGCAAGCGCTGGGCCGCGAACTGCTGCGCATGACCGGCGCCCGTGTCACGGACGAAGCCTGGGCCGAAGCCGCGCAGCAGCTGGAAAATCATCTGAAGATGAACCTGGAAATCGTCGACGCCGAAGGCAAGTTCCTCGGTGAAGGGCGTGATCTGGATGAGCTGACTGCGCGTTTTGCCCAAGCCAGCCAGGCCGCCTTGGCCGTGCCGCAAACGGCTAAAAGCCAGCAGCCGGTTGAAGCGAAGGTGTTTGCTCCGGTCGCCGAGAAAACCCAGCAGAACATCGCCGGGCTGTCGATGACGGTGTATCCGGCATTGGTCGAGGAATCGGGCACGGTCAAGGAAGGACGTTTCTCTACGCCGGCCGAAGCCGAGTACCAACATCGTCGCGCCTTGCAGCGCTTGTTGTTGCAGCAACTGGCCGAGCCCGCGAAGTTCCTGCGCAGCAAACTGCCGGGGCAGACCGAACTGGCGTTGTTGCATCGGGAATTGGGGCGCATTGATGCATTGGTCGAAGACATCCTCTTGGCGAGCCTCGACAGCTGCATTCTTGAAGGCGAAACCAATTTGCCCCGCGACGGCGCCGGGCTGCTGGCATTGGCCGAACGCAAGCGCGGCGGCTGGACCGAACACGCCGAGCGTCTGGCGAAGCTGACCCTGGAAACTCTCAAGCTCTGGCACGGCCTGCAAAAGCGCTTCAAGGGCAAGATCGATCTGTCCCAGGCCGTGGCCCTCAACGACATCAAGTCGCAGCTCAGCCATCTGGTCTATCCGGGTTTCGTCCGCGAAACCCCGGCGCAATGGCTCAGGGAGTTGCCGCGCTATTTGAAAGCCATCGAAATGCGTCTGGAAAAACTTCCCGCTCAGGTCCAGAAAGACCGGGTCTGGAGCACCGAACTCGCGGGCCTGTGGGCGCAATATCAGGCCCGTGCCGGCAAACACGGCCAGGAAGGCAAGCGCGATGACGAGCTGGTGGCTTATCGCTGGTGGCTGGAGGAATACCGGGTTTCGCTGTTCGCCCAGCAGCTGGGCACCAAAATGGCGGTTTCGGATAAACGCCTGAGCAAGCAGTGGAGTCTGGTGGAGGGGTGA
- a CDS encoding type II toxin-antitoxin system RelE/ParE family toxin has translation MPFKLEFLPSAMKEWDKLGHTIRDQLKKKLKERLGLPRVASDALHGMPDHYKIKLRSAGYRLVYRVEDDRVVVTVVAVGKRERGAIYDSAKVRQPT, from the coding sequence ATGCCCTTTAAACTTGAGTTCCTGCCTTCGGCAATGAAGGAGTGGGACAAGCTGGGCCATACCATCCGCGATCAACTCAAGAAAAAACTCAAAGAGCGGCTTGGGCTACCCAGGGTTGCAAGCGATGCTCTGCACGGCATGCCGGACCATTACAAGATCAAGCTTCGCAGTGCAGGATATCGACTTGTTTATAGAGTTGAAGATGACCGGGTGGTAGTAACAGTAGTCGCCGTTGGTAAGCGCGAACGAGGGGCAATTTACGACTCGGCCAAGGTGAGGCAGCCAACCTGA
- a CDS encoding type II toxin-antitoxin system Phd/YefM family antitoxin, translating to MQSILADMAVSVSELKKNPSAVLSGAHGLPVAVLNHNKVMGYMVPAEVFEAMMERLDDLDLADLIKSRQHETPIPVDLDAL from the coding sequence ATGCAAAGCATTCTTGCTGATATGGCTGTTAGCGTATCGGAACTGAAAAAAAATCCTTCTGCGGTATTGAGTGGCGCACACGGCTTGCCCGTTGCTGTACTCAACCATAACAAGGTAATGGGTTACATGGTTCCTGCTGAGGTGTTCGAAGCAATGATGGAGCGCCTTGATGATCTCGATCTGGCGGATCTGATCAAGTCACGCCAGCACGAGACGCCGATACCAGTAGATCTAGATGCCCTTTAA
- the fadD2 gene encoding long-chain-fatty-acid--CoA ligase FadD2 yields the protein MQPDFWNDKRPAGVLPEVDLHAYKSVIEVFERSCRKFADRPAFSNMGVTLTYAELDRHSAAFAAFLQQHTELKPGDRIAVQMPNLLQYPIAVFGALRAGLIVVNTNPLYTAREMRHQFKDSGARALVYLNLFGKLVQEVLPDTEIQYLIEVKMGDMQSAAKGWLVNMIVDKVKKLVPAYDLPQATPFKSALHLGGAHHLQPVTLGLEDIAVLQYTGGTTGLAKGAMLSHGNLVANMQQVYACMLQHGDDGSPVFREGKEIMIAPLPLYHIYAFTANCMCMMVSGNHNILITNPRDIGGFIKELGKWRFSAMIGLNTLFVALMNHPDFKSLDFSSLKSTNSGGTALVKSTAERWEQLTGCRIVEGYGLTETSPVASANPYGASARLGTVGIPMPSTAMKVIDDDGHELPLGERGELCIKGPQVMVGYWKRPDATAEAIDAEGWFKTGDIAVIDADGFISIVDRKKDLIIVSGFNVYPNEIEDVVMSHPGVANCAVIGVPDERSGEAVKLFVVAREGGVSIEELKTFCKENFTAYKVPKHIVLRESLPMTPVGKILRRELRDIA from the coding sequence TGGAATGACAAACGCCCGGCGGGCGTACTCCCTGAGGTGGATCTGCACGCCTACAAGTCGGTCATCGAAGTGTTCGAGCGCAGTTGCCGAAAATTCGCCGATCGCCCGGCGTTCAGCAATATGGGCGTTACCTTGACTTACGCCGAGCTGGATCGGCATTCGGCGGCATTCGCTGCATTCCTCCAGCAACACACCGAACTCAAGCCTGGCGACCGCATCGCCGTGCAAATGCCCAACCTGCTGCAATACCCGATCGCCGTGTTTGGCGCCCTGCGCGCCGGTCTCATCGTGGTCAACACCAACCCGTTGTATACCGCGCGGGAAATGCGTCACCAGTTCAAGGACTCCGGTGCCCGGGCGCTGGTGTATCTGAACCTGTTCGGCAAGCTGGTCCAGGAAGTGCTGCCCGACACCGAGATCCAGTACCTGATTGAAGTGAAGATGGGCGACATGCAATCAGCGGCCAAGGGCTGGCTGGTCAATATGATTGTCGACAAGGTCAAGAAGCTGGTCCCGGCCTACGACTTGCCCCAGGCCACGCCTTTCAAAAGCGCGCTGCATCTGGGCGGCGCTCATCATCTGCAACCCGTGACCCTTGGGCTTGAAGATATCGCGGTCCTGCAATACACCGGCGGAACCACCGGGCTGGCCAAGGGTGCGATGCTCAGCCACGGCAATCTGGTGGCGAACATGCAACAGGTCTACGCCTGCATGCTGCAGCACGGCGACGACGGCAGCCCGGTATTTCGGGAGGGCAAGGAGATCATGATCGCGCCACTGCCGCTCTATCATATCTATGCCTTCACCGCGAACTGCATGTGCATGATGGTCAGCGGCAACCACAACATCCTGATTACCAACCCACGCGACATCGGCGGCTTCATCAAGGAACTGGGCAAATGGCGCTTTTCGGCCATGATCGGCCTCAATACGCTGTTCGTGGCCTTGATGAACCATCCGGATTTCAAATCCCTGGATTTCTCCAGCCTGAAAAGCACCAACTCCGGCGGCACTGCCTTGGTCAAGTCCACCGCCGAGCGCTGGGAGCAGCTCACCGGTTGCCGCATCGTTGAAGGTTACGGGCTGACCGAGACGTCTCCGGTGGCCAGCGCCAACCCCTATGGTGCCAGCGCGCGCCTCGGCACCGTAGGGATTCCGATGCCGAGTACGGCGATGAAAGTCATCGATGATGATGGCCACGAGTTGCCGTTGGGCGAGCGCGGCGAGCTGTGCATCAAAGGCCCGCAGGTGATGGTGGGTTACTGGAAGCGCCCGGATGCCACCGCCGAGGCCATCGACGCCGAAGGCTGGTTCAAGACCGGGGACATTGCCGTCATCGATGCCGACGGTTTCATCAGCATTGTCGACCGCAAGAAAGACCTGATCATCGTTTCCGGTTTCAATGTCTACCCGAATGAAATCGAAGACGTGGTGATGAGCCATCCCGGCGTTGCCAACTGCGCCGTCATCGGCGTACCTGACGAGCGCTCCGGGGAAGCGGTGAAGCTGTTCGTGGTGGCTCGCGAAGGCGGAGTCAGCATTGAAGAGCTGAAGACGTTCTGCAAGGAAAACTTCACCGCCTATAAAGTGCCGAAACACATCGTATTGCGCGAGTCGCTGCCAATGACACCGGTGGGGAAGATTCTGCGGCGGGAGTTGCGGGATATTGCGTAA
- the fadD1 gene encoding long-chain-fatty-acid--CoA ligase FadD1: protein MIENFWKDKYPSGIAADINPDEYPNVQAVLKQSCQRFANKPAFSNLGKTLTYGELYELSGAFAAWIQQHTDLQPGDRIAVQLPNVLQYPIAVFGAIRAGLIVVNTNPLYTAREMEHQFNDSGAKALVCLANMAHLAEKVVPKTQVKHVIVTEVADMLPPLKRLLINSVIKYVKKMVPAFHLPKAVKFNDVLSKGRGQLVNDASPDANDVAVLQYTGGTTGVAKGAMLTHRNLIANMLQCKALMGSNLNEGCEILITPLPLYHIYAFTFHCMSMMLIGNHNILISNPRDLSAMVKELSKWKFSGFVGLNTLFVALCNNQEFRNLDFSALKVTLSGGMALQLAAAERWKEVTGCAICEGYGMTETSPVATVNPIQKNHVGTIGIPVPSTLCKVIDDAGVEQPLGEIGELCIKGPQVMKGYWQRQDATDEMLDADGWLKTGDIAIIQPDGYLRIVDRKKDMILISGFNVYPNELEDVLATLPGVLQCAAIGVPDEKSGEAIKVFVVVKPGVTLTKDQVMEHMRANLTGYKVPRSVEFRDALPTTNVGKILRRELRDGELKKLGLKK from the coding sequence ATGATCGAAAATTTCTGGAAGGACAAGTACCCGTCCGGCATTGCTGCCGATATCAATCCAGACGAGTATCCCAACGTCCAGGCGGTATTGAAGCAGTCTTGCCAGCGTTTCGCCAATAAACCGGCCTTCAGCAACCTGGGCAAGACGCTTACGTACGGTGAGCTGTACGAATTGTCCGGTGCTTTTGCTGCCTGGATTCAACAACACACCGACCTGCAACCCGGCGACCGCATCGCCGTGCAGCTGCCCAATGTGTTGCAGTACCCGATTGCCGTATTCGGTGCCATTCGTGCCGGTCTGATCGTGGTCAACACCAACCCGCTGTACACCGCGCGGGAGATGGAACACCAATTCAACGACTCCGGTGCCAAGGCCCTGGTGTGTCTGGCGAACATGGCGCATCTGGCGGAAAAGGTCGTGCCCAAGACCCAGGTCAAGCACGTCATCGTCACCGAAGTGGCCGACATGCTGCCGCCGCTCAAGCGTCTGCTGATCAACAGCGTCATCAAGTACGTGAAGAAGATGGTCCCGGCCTTTCACCTGCCCAAGGCCGTCAAGTTCAATGACGTGCTGAGCAAAGGTCGTGGCCAGTTGGTCAACGATGCTTCGCCAGACGCCAATGACGTCGCAGTTCTGCAATACACCGGCGGCACCACGGGCGTGGCCAAGGGCGCGATGCTGACCCACCGCAACCTGATCGCCAACATGCTGCAGTGCAAGGCGCTGATGGGTTCCAACCTTAATGAAGGCTGCGAGATCCTCATTACGCCGTTGCCGCTGTATCACATCTACGCGTTCACCTTTCACTGCATGTCGATGATGCTGATCGGCAACCACAACATCCTGATCAGCAACCCGCGCGACCTGTCGGCGATGGTCAAGGAGCTGTCGAAGTGGAAGTTCAGCGGCTTCGTCGGCCTGAACACGCTGTTCGTGGCGCTGTGCAATAACCAGGAATTCCGCAACCTGGATTTCTCGGCCCTGAAAGTCACCCTGTCCGGCGGCATGGCGTTGCAACTCGCGGCTGCCGAGCGCTGGAAAGAAGTGACCGGCTGCGCGATCTGCGAAGGCTACGGCATGACCGAAACCAGCCCGGTAGCCACGGTCAACCCGATCCAGAAAAACCACGTCGGCACCATCGGCATTCCGGTGCCGTCGACCTTGTGCAAAGTCATCGACGACGCGGGCGTTGAACAGCCGCTGGGCGAAATCGGCGAGCTGTGCATCAAGGGCCCACAGGTCATGAAAGGCTACTGGCAGCGTCAGGACGCCACCGACGAAATGCTCGACGCCGATGGCTGGCTCAAGACCGGCGACATCGCGATCATTCAGCCCGATGGCTACCTGCGCATTGTCGACCGCAAGAAAGACATGATTCTGATCTCCGGTTTCAACGTCTACCCCAACGAACTGGAAGACGTGCTGGCAACCTTGCCCGGCGTGTTGCAGTGCGCAGCCATCGGCGTTCCGGACGAAAAATCCGGCGAGGCGATCAAGGTGTTTGTGGTGGTCAAACCCGGCGTGACGCTGACCAAGGATCAAGTCATGGAACACATGCGCGCCAACCTGACCGGCTACAAAGTCCCGCGCAGCGTGGAGTTCCGCGATGCGCTGCCCACCACCAACGTCGGCAAGATCCTGCGCCGCGAGTTGCGTGATGGCGAATTGAAGAAGTTGGGGTTGAAGAAGTAA